DNA from Kitasatospora herbaricolor:
GCGGTGACCCCGCCCGGCGTGCCCGGGTCCTTCCCTGTCCGAGGCTCCCCTGGTTCCGGGTGAGCGTCCGGGCGGCGTGCACCGCTGTCCTCCGCTCCCCGGGCGCGCCCCGGAGGGGCCCACCACGACCCAGGACGGGACACCCATGCGCCTCGCGCCTCCCCTTCGCGCCGCCGTGCTCTCCGCCGCCGCGCTGCTGCTCGCCCTCGGCGGGACCACGCCCGCCACGGCGGCCGGCACCTTCGGCCCGCTGCCCCCGCACAACCCCTACGCCGGCCCGCCCGGCACCGCCACCATGCACGGCGACACCGGCTCCTCCGACGCCACCCCGCTGCCCGGCCCGAAGGCCGGCCCGCTCTCCTCCGACCGGATCGCCCTGCAGTCCGCCTGCCCCACCGTCCTGGTCGGCTCCGACGGGTTCCCCGTCGCCCTCTGCACCACGATCTTCGGGCTCACCCCGACCGTCCACCTGCTCGACCCGGCCGACGGCGGCTCGCTCGCCGAACTGCCGCTCGCCAAGGGCTCCCTGCTGGGCGGGGTCTACGCCTACCTGGACAACCTCGACCGGCTGGTCGCCGTCGACGGCAACGGGGACCTGCTGCGGATCGCCCACCGCCGTGACGCCGCCGGCGACTGGGAGCTGTACGTCGACAGCCGTCTCCCGCTGGGCGCCGCCGTACCGGCCGGGGACGCCGTCACCGGGGTCTCGCCCGACTGGCAGGGCCGGGTCTGGTTCGCCACCGGCGGGGGAGTGGTCGGCACCGCCGACGACCGGACCGGCACCGTCCGGACCCTGGCGCTCCCGGCCGGCGAGAAGGTCGCCAACAGCATCTCCACCGCCCCCCAGGGCACCGCCGTCTCCACCACGCACGCCACCTACCTGCTGACCGCCGGGGCCGACGGAACTCCCGTGATCACCTGGCGCCGTGCCTACGACCGCGGCCCGGGACGCAAGCCCGGCCAGCTCAGCTGGGGCACCGGGTCGACCCCCACCTTCTTCGGCCCGCGCACCGGCACCGAATACGTCACCATCGTCGACAACGCCGCGCCGACCGTGAACCTGCTGGTCCACCGCACCGACACCGGCGCCCAGGTCTGCTCGGTGCCGGTGCTCAGGGCCGGCGGCAGCGGCAGCGAGAACTCCCCGGTCGCGGTCGGCAACGCCGTCTTCGTCGCCAGCACCTACGGCTACCCGTACCCCAAGCTGCCGGAGGACGCCGGCCCCGGCGTGCCCGCCTCCGACACGTTCCGCGGCGGCCTCAGCCGGGTCGACGTCCGGGCGGACGGCTCGGGCTGCGACCTGGTCTGGGACACCAGGGTGCGCTCCGCCGCGGTGCCCCGGCTGTCCACCGCCGACGGGCTGATCCACACCGTGCTGCGCAACCCGGTGATCCCCGGCACCGACGCGACCTCGGTGCTCGACCCCTACTACTACGCCGAGGTCGACCCGGCGACCGGCGCGGTGGTGCGCACCAGGTACACCGGCGCCGGCTTCGTCTTCGACACCCTGCAGATGGTCGGCTCGATCGCGCCCGGCGGGGTCGTCTACCAGGGCACCACCACCGGCGTGCTCCGGATCACCGGGGAGTGAACACCGGCCCGGGCCCGGGCGGACGGGAGCGGACCGGGGGCGCCCGGCCCCGGCCGTGAGCCGGGCCGGGCTCTCGGATGTCGGCCCGGGCCGGGCACCGTGGGACACTGCGAGGATGCCGTCCCCCACCCAGCGCGCCCTGGCCCGAGTCCCGGCCCGGCTCCGCCCGGTCCTGGTGAAGCACCGGAAGCTGGTGAAGTTCCTCCTGGTCGGGAGCACCTGCTTCGTCCTGACCGTGGTGGTGAACCTCTCGCTGAAGCTCACCGTGCTCCAGCACAAGCCGGTCGTGGCGCTCACCGTCGCCACCGTGATCGCCACCGCCGTCTCCTACGTGCTGAACCGGCAGTGGTCCTTCCGGGCGAACGGCAAGCAGCGTGAGGCCGTCCTGTTCTTCGTCGTCAGCGCGGTGGCCGTGCTGGTCAACGACGTGCCGCTGATCGTCTCCCGCTACGTGCTCGACCTGCGCAGGCCGGACGTCAGCGCCTTCACCCAGGAGGCGGCGGACTTCCTCAGCGGCATGGTGGTCGGCACCCTGCTGGCCATGGTGTTCCGCTACTGGGCGATGCAGCGCTGGGTCTTCGTGAACCTGGCCGAAACCCCGGCGGCCCCGCAGGAGCGGCCGGCGCGGGTCCCGCAGGCCTGAAAGGGGCGACAACGATGCGCGAGACGGACCCCAGACAGGCCGGGCCGGCCAGCCAGCAGGGCATGCGCCGGGCCAACCTGGCCCTCGTCCTCGGACAGATCGCCGAGGGCCCGCGCTCCCGGGCCGAG
Protein-coding regions in this window:
- a CDS encoding GtrA family protein, with the translated sequence MPSPTQRALARVPARLRPVLVKHRKLVKFLLVGSTCFVLTVVVNLSLKLTVLQHKPVVALTVATVIATAVSYVLNRQWSFRANGKQREAVLFFVVSAVAVLVNDVPLIVSRYVLDLRRPDVSAFTQEAADFLSGMVVGTLLAMVFRYWAMQRWVFVNLAETPAAPQERPARVPQA